One genomic window of Gracilinema caldarium DSM 7334 includes the following:
- a CDS encoding cytidylate kinase family protein: protein MAIITISRELAALGDEIAHELTELTGYRFVDKQALENRITSYGFNGTKLEKYDEKKPAFWASLSKDRDDYIHYLKTALYTEAEAGSCIFVGRGAHAVFKDVPGCIFIRLVAPLPIRIERVKSYFRCDEKRAKQIIEQSDKDRSAFHRYFFDIDWANPVHYHLVLNTGVVHPASAAEVIHHLAQLLVTPETEVQLKSRLQALSLGQKILHHILYTLGIPIHFLEAHCAEDRVILRGVANSQSAVEAAVAGAQQVPGVSRVDSEIQIIQEYSVMP, encoded by the coding sequence ATGGCTATTATAACCATTTCTCGGGAGCTTGCGGCACTGGGGGATGAAATTGCCCACGAATTGACAGAGCTGACAGGATATCGATTCGTCGATAAACAAGCTCTGGAAAACCGCATTACATCCTATGGCTTTAATGGTACAAAATTAGAGAAATATGATGAAAAAAAACCAGCCTTTTGGGCATCTCTCTCAAAAGATCGAGATGATTATATTCATTATCTGAAAACAGCTCTCTATACCGAGGCTGAAGCAGGATCCTGCATCTTTGTCGGTCGTGGAGCTCATGCTGTTTTTAAGGATGTTCCCGGTTGTATCTTCATTAGGCTTGTTGCGCCCCTCCCGATTAGAATAGAACGGGTCAAAAGCTATTTTCGCTGTGATGAAAAACGGGCAAAGCAGATTATCGAACAGAGTGATAAGGACCGCTCTGCCTTTCATCGATATTTTTTTGATATTGATTGGGCAAATCCGGTTCATTATCATCTTGTACTCAATACCGGTGTAGTACATCCTGCCTCTGCAGCTGAAGTAATTCATCATTTAGCTCAGCTTCTGGTTACGCCTGAAACTGAAGTTCAGCTTAAGTCCCGATTGCAGGCCCTCAGCCTCGGACAAAAAATACTTCATCATATTCTATATACCCTGGGTATTCCCATTCATTTCCTTGAGGCTCATTGTGCCGAGGACCGTGTTATTCTGCGGGGGGTAGCCAATTCTCAATCAGCAGTAGAAGCTGCTGTTGCCGGTGCTCAACAGGTTCCGGGTGTAAGCCGCGTAGATTCAGAAATACAAATTATTCAAGAATATAGCGTCATGCCGTAA
- a CDS encoding CDP-alcohol phosphatidyltransferase family protein produces the protein MDKSSQNTLHRSIVLTISIYGTFEWIIFHVVAYFHQFSMLLYISYVIIQVLFHGGIYIFLRLTKDFFYLVETKDPLSSLNLANKITLLRISMLPSLVFLIIAVKQYPVGTILLSAIALTFVTDLIDGRISRAFHQVTFIGRILDSVSDYSVLLVIAITYFVYKLIPLWLFMIILGRLLFQAFGMLVLLLKHKSVEPKPTIFGKVAVASIMVLFALEPLKLLTFHGFNTYLTYIEIFVCSIVFLSVFDKAWFFHKERISKRPQ, from the coding sequence ATGGATAAAAGTTCACAGAACACCTTACATCGTTCTATAGTGCTGACCATCAGTATATATGGCACCTTCGAATGGATAATTTTTCATGTAGTAGCATATTTTCATCAATTTAGTATGCTCTTGTATATTTCATATGTAATCATTCAAGTCCTCTTTCATGGCGGGATTTATATTTTTTTAAGGCTCACCAAGGATTTCTTTTACTTAGTGGAAACAAAGGACCCTCTTAGTTCACTCAATCTGGCGAACAAGATTACCCTCTTAAGGATAAGCATGCTTCCAAGCCTTGTTTTTTTAATTATTGCGGTGAAGCAGTATCCGGTTGGCACGATTTTGCTTTCAGCAATTGCACTTACCTTTGTTACCGATTTAATTGATGGACGTATTTCCCGGGCCTTTCATCAGGTTACATTTATTGGCAGGATTCTGGATTCTGTCAGCGATTATTCAGTACTGCTTGTCATTGCTATTACCTATTTTGTCTATAAACTCATACCGCTATGGCTTTTTATGATAATACTTGGGAGACTGCTGTTTCAGGCATTCGGGATGCTTGTTCTGTTGCTTAAACATAAGTCAGTAGAACCAAAACCTACAATATTTGGAAAAGTAGCGGTTGCGTCCATCATGGTGCTCTTTGCACTGGAACCGCTGAAACTCCTGACATTCCATGGATTTAATACATACCTTACATACATAGAGATTTTTGTATGTAGCATTGTCTTCCTATCAGTCTTTGATAAAGCCTGGTTTTTTCATAAAGAAAGGATCTCAAAGCGGCCGCAATAA
- the malQ gene encoding 4-alpha-glucanotransferase: protein MHRKSGILLHPTSLPGPYGIGDIGKKAFSFIDWLVQSGQKIWQVLPLGPTGYGDSPYASFSTFAGNPLLVSLDTLISEGYLSEQDLSDCPAPLEGNVDYGMIIPWKFSKLYLAAQRFLSSKTSSAHETFNNFKNEESWWLDDYVLFMDIKEHFDKKAIAEGRFGAMWSNYWPKDLALKKAEAIEKWISDPEHQASMEERRVIQFFFFSQWKALKSYANTKGISIIGDIPIFVAADSVDVWAHRHLFQINDDGQPIAVAGVPPDYFSATGQLWGNPLYNWKAHEAEDFSWWIKRIKGNMRLFDYLRVDHFRGFEAYWAIPFGNQTAEYGRWEKAPGHAFFKKLKEELGDIPILAEDLGFITEEVRDLRDSFELPGMKILQFAFDANESGKGLNTLNGFLPHMYTPLSVVYTGTHDNDTMKGWLDKASQKEKEFIINYLGYHPEDMVKALIRLAMASVSEFAVIPMQDVLGLGSEARMNTPSTLGNNWKWRCNDADFSQAHAEFLKSLSYMYGRNIDE, encoded by the coding sequence ATGCATCGAAAAAGCGGTATTTTACTACATCCCACCAGTCTTCCTGGCCCCTATGGTATTGGTGATATTGGGAAAAAAGCCTTTTCTTTTATAGATTGGCTTGTACAGTCTGGTCAAAAAATATGGCAGGTTTTACCCTTAGGACCGACTGGGTACGGTGATTCCCCCTATGCATCTTTTTCCACCTTTGCAGGAAATCCACTACTGGTGAGCCTTGATACACTCATCTCAGAGGGGTATCTCAGTGAACAGGACCTTTCTGATTGTCCTGCCCCTCTAGAGGGTAATGTAGATTATGGGATGATTATTCCTTGGAAGTTTAGTAAACTTTATCTTGCTGCACAGCGTTTTCTTTCCTCTAAAACAAGTTCCGCCCACGAAACGTTTAACAATTTTAAAAACGAAGAATCCTGGTGGCTCGATGATTATGTCTTATTTATGGATATAAAAGAGCATTTTGATAAAAAAGCTATCGCAGAAGGTCGTTTTGGAGCCATGTGGTCTAATTATTGGCCAAAGGATCTTGCCCTTAAAAAGGCCGAAGCCATAGAAAAATGGATATCTGACCCGGAGCACCAGGCATCCATGGAAGAACGAAGAGTAATTCAGTTTTTCTTCTTCTCCCAATGGAAAGCCTTAAAAAGCTATGCAAATACCAAGGGGATTTCCATTATTGGCGATATTCCGATATTTGTCGCGGCAGACTCTGTTGATGTATGGGCTCACCGGCATCTTTTTCAAATTAATGATGATGGCCAGCCAATAGCTGTAGCAGGAGTACCGCCAGATTATTTTAGTGCTACTGGGCAGTTATGGGGAAATCCCCTTTATAATTGGAAAGCCCATGAGGCAGAAGATTTTTCCTGGTGGATTAAACGTATAAAAGGAAACATGCGCCTTTTCGATTACCTCAGGGTTGACCATTTCCGTGGATTTGAAGCCTATTGGGCTATACCCTTTGGCAACCAAACCGCAGAATATGGTCGTTGGGAAAAGGCTCCGGGGCATGCATTCTTTAAAAAACTAAAGGAAGAGCTTGGAGATATTCCCATACTTGCAGAAGATCTCGGGTTTATTACAGAAGAAGTTCGTGACTTGCGGGATTCATTTGAGCTTCCAGGCATGAAAATACTACAGTTTGCCTTTGATGCCAATGAAAGCGGTAAAGGCCTTAATACACTGAATGGCTTCTTACCTCACATGTATACCCCCTTAAGCGTTGTATACACAGGAACCCATGATAACGATACTATGAAAGGATGGTTGGATAAGGCATCACAAAAAGAAAAAGAGTTTATTATCAACTATCTTGGATATCATCCAGAAGATATGGTCAAAGCGCTCATCCGACTTGCTATGGCCTCCGTTTCCGAATTTGCGGTAATTCCCATGCAGGATGTACTTGGTCTTGGTTCAGAAGCTCGTATGAATACACCTTCGACCTTAGGTAATAACTGGAAATGGCGTTGTAATGACGCTGATTTTTCACAGGCCCATGCAGAATTTTTAAAATCACTTTCTTATATGTACGGCCGCAATATTGATGAATAA
- a CDS encoding carboxypeptidase M32: MEKQAALERLHALDRDIKHLRQVTAILQWDQETYMPPAAVEGRSEQLALLEGIIHEKSTSPEIGNLLEQLGSTTIKPQGDTDLPDVERDFLRVVRKNYDRAVLLPAELVTESARAEGISQAAWVEARKHNDYKTFMPHLEKMIGYAKKKAECWGYTEHPYDGLLNIYEPGMTEGSIAGVFGPLRTRLSQLVQRISAKNPPRSEFLAREFPKDLQAQFGESVMKDLAYDLSQGRLDISAHPFTTTLGPRDVRITTRYFPTNVLSGLFSIIHETGHALYEMGFADNIRDSSLGDGASMGIHESQSRLWENVIGRSFAFWKGQYPLLKKLFSDQLTDISVEDFYTAVNRVQPSLIRVDADEVTYSLHVILRFELERKLFSGNLSVMDLPEAWNDMMQEILGVKPDSDANGVLQDVHWSMGAFGYFPSYAMGNLYGLQLWEALQADIPDVEACIEQKNYGPILHWLRAQVHIHGCRYEPKDLIVKITGKPLSAEPFINYLEHKYEQLYNL; this comes from the coding sequence ATGGAAAAACAGGCAGCGCTGGAGCGGCTTCACGCTCTTGATCGGGACATTAAACATTTAAGACAGGTCACTGCTATCCTTCAATGGGACCAGGAAACCTATATGCCCCCTGCTGCGGTCGAGGGCCGTTCCGAGCAGCTGGCATTGTTAGAAGGAATCATACATGAAAAATCTACATCTCCGGAAATTGGCAATCTTCTCGAACAACTTGGTTCAACGACGATAAAGCCTCAGGGCGATACCGATTTACCGGATGTTGAACGGGATTTTCTTCGGGTTGTAAGAAAAAACTATGATCGTGCTGTCCTCCTACCTGCTGAACTGGTTACCGAATCTGCCCGGGCAGAGGGAATTTCACAAGCCGCCTGGGTAGAAGCTCGTAAACATAACGATTATAAAACCTTTATGCCCCATCTGGAAAAAATGATCGGCTATGCAAAGAAAAAAGCCGAATGCTGGGGCTATACAGAGCATCCCTATGATGGTCTTCTGAATATCTATGAACCGGGAATGACCGAAGGCTCCATAGCGGGTGTGTTCGGTCCCCTCCGGACACGGCTGTCTCAATTAGTTCAGCGAATTAGTGCCAAGAATCCCCCCCGTAGTGAATTTCTCGCAAGAGAATTCCCTAAAGATCTTCAGGCTCAATTCGGTGAATCGGTTATGAAAGATCTCGCCTATGACCTCAGCCAGGGGCGGCTCGATATCAGTGCCCATCCCTTTACTACTACCTTAGGTCCCCGGGATGTTCGCATCACCACCCGTTATTTCCCCACAAATGTACTTTCTGGTCTTTTCTCGATTATTCATGAGACGGGACATGCTCTGTATGAAATGGGGTTTGCCGATAACATCCGGGATTCCTCACTTGGTGATGGCGCTTCCATGGGAATTCACGAATCTCAGTCCCGTCTCTGGGAGAATGTGATAGGCCGGAGCTTTGCCTTCTGGAAAGGTCAATACCCCCTTCTGAAAAAACTGTTTTCCGATCAATTAACAGATATCTCGGTAGAGGATTTTTATACTGCGGTAAACCGGGTACAGCCGTCACTTATCAGGGTAGATGCAGATGAGGTTACCTACAGTCTGCATGTGATACTACGCTTCGAACTCGAACGAAAGCTTTTCTCGGGAAATCTCTCGGTAATGGACCTGCCCGAAGCCTGGAATGACATGATGCAGGAAATCCTTGGGGTAAAGCCTGATTCGGATGCCAATGGGGTTTTGCAGGATGTCCACTGGTCTATGGGTGCCTTTGGCTATTTCCCAAGCTATGCCATGGGAAATTTATATGGATTGCAGCTCTGGGAGGCGTTACAGGCAGATATTCCTGATGTCGAAGCCTGTATCGAGCAGAAAAATTACGGACCAATCCTGCATTGGCTCAGGGCTCAGGTACATATACATGGCTGCCGTTATGAACCAAAGGATCTCATCGTAAAGATTACCGGAAAACCGCTGTCAGCCGAACCGTTCATCAATTATTTGGAGCACAAGTACGAACAGCTTTATAATCTCTAG
- the pgsA gene encoding CDP-diacylglycerol--glycerol-3-phosphate 3-phosphatidyltransferase, which translates to MTSADKITSIRLILAPIFFVVYFLPVWFPSLGATWTVPVLWVLFVIAELTDLFDGLVARSRNEVSDFGKLFDPFSDTLVRITYFLCFVVDGILPAILLMIVLYREFGILFLRTLMMKLGIAMGARSGGKMKAVTYMVAGLLALIASSTQRLSIGLSLFTGIKIAAIVVFIISVVLSLGSFVDYYRVYKNAKK; encoded by the coding sequence ATGACATCAGCAGATAAAATTACCTCCATCCGACTTATTTTAGCACCTATATTTTTCGTTGTTTATTTTCTCCCTGTCTGGTTCCCGTCCCTTGGTGCAACCTGGACTGTACCTGTTCTTTGGGTTTTGTTTGTTATTGCTGAGCTGACGGATCTTTTTGATGGACTTGTTGCCCGATCCCGGAACGAAGTGAGCGATTTTGGAAAATTATTTGATCCCTTTTCAGATACCCTGGTTAGAATTACCTATTTCCTCTGTTTTGTTGTGGATGGCATACTGCCTGCCATACTGCTCATGATTGTTTTATATCGTGAATTCGGTATCCTTTTTTTACGTACTTTGATGATGAAGCTGGGAATCGCGATGGGTGCCCGATCGGGTGGTAAAATGAAGGCTGTTACCTACATGGTAGCCGGGCTGTTAGCTCTTATCGCATCTTCAACCCAACGGCTTTCCATTGGGCTATCTCTGTTTACTGGTATTAAAATTGCTGCAATCGTGGTTTTTATCATTTCGGTTGTTCTTTCACTGGGGTCTTTTGTTGATTATTACCGGGTATATAAAAATGCAAAAAAATAA
- a CDS encoding SPOR domain-containing protein → MEKKQLLYIITSVGLALILFIVGAIWLLSTKKQSANSLASVQSIGTAAGGPGVNFPTAGSPASSAQAAGNLTAGTMATDTQNSVAGPAGTVGSVSPTGASNLAGGQGPASADNRVNPTEWVKNPQTVQGLQPPPATTPASRGDVIIVYGDNTVTSKTTGTLPGTGTDPNSVVIQVPSPQGIVSPTSGTTITGSTSTVQTVETKSTQDVSPSVQITQTKTTGSTKTSAETAAPKTTTTKSTPKVYTDYWVQTGAYSTKVRAESVKEQLQTKGITSVLDVKDVNGKTYYRVRIGPYTTQKEAQYWLALVKNIDGFSESYISSVQVKR, encoded by the coding sequence ATGGAAAAGAAACAATTACTGTATATCATAACATCCGTAGGCCTGGCCCTAATTTTGTTCATTGTAGGAGCAATCTGGCTTCTTTCAACCAAAAAGCAATCCGCAAATTCCCTCGCCTCAGTCCAAAGTATTGGGACGGCGGCTGGAGGCCCTGGAGTGAACTTCCCTACAGCCGGCAGCCCAGCAAGCAGTGCCCAGGCGGCAGGCAACCTTACTGCAGGGACTATGGCAACAGATACACAGAATTCCGTTGCTGGGCCTGCCGGCACTGTTGGCTCAGTGAGCCCTACCGGCGCTTCAAACCTAGCTGGCGGACAGGGGCCGGCATCGGCTGATAACCGGGTTAATCCCACCGAGTGGGTCAAGAACCCCCAAACGGTCCAGGGCCTCCAGCCGCCTCCTGCAACAACCCCTGCAAGCCGCGGTGATGTGATTATTGTCTATGGAGACAATACGGTTACCAGTAAAACCACCGGTACTCTTCCTGGTACAGGGACTGATCCTAACAGTGTAGTGATTCAGGTACCATCCCCCCAAGGAATAGTTTCCCCTACCTCCGGTACTACCATAACCGGAAGCACCAGCACAGTACAGACGGTAGAGACAAAATCAACCCAAGATGTTTCTCCTTCAGTACAGATCACCCAGACTAAAACAACAGGTTCCACAAAGACTTCTGCAGAAACGGCAGCACCCAAAACAACCACAACCAAGAGTACGCCAAAAGTATATACCGATTACTGGGTGCAGACAGGAGCTTACTCTACCAAAGTACGAGCTGAATCAGTTAAAGAACAGCTCCAGACCAAGGGAATCACCTCTGTTCTGGATGTAAAGGATGTAAACGGGAAAACCTATTACCGGGTTCGCATCGGTCCCTACACCACACAAAAAGAAGCCCAATACTGGCTTGCCCTGGTAAAAAATATTGATGGTTTTTCTGAAAGCTATATCAGCTCCGTTCAGGTAAAACGATAA
- the fusA gene encoding elongation factor G, with translation MGIDISKMRNIGISAHIDSGKTTLSERILFYCNKIHAIHEVRGKDGVGATMDHMELERERGITIQSAATQVTWKDHTINLIDTPGHVDFTIEVERSLRVLDGAILVLCAVAGVQSQSITVDRQLKRYHVPRIAFVNKCDRTGANPFKVRMQLREKLGLNAYLVQIPIGLEDKLEGLVDLITMKAVYFDGDQGTQIRYAEIPAHLQADAAKYREELLDGLSMFSDELAELYLAGEAIPEDLIYATIRKATIAEQFVAVMMGSAYKNKGVQLLLDGVMRYLPNPNEVENVALDLDNNEAPVKLKAEDNLPTVALGFKLEDGQYGQLTYVRIYQGSIKKGDELYNSRAHKKFKVGRLVRMHANSMEDINEGYPGDIVALFGIDCASGDTFCSPSINYAMTSMYVPEPVISLAITPKDKKSADQMAKALNRFTKEDPTFQTFVDPESNQTIIKGMGELHLEVYIERMKREYKCEVETGMPQVAYRETITQRADFNYTHKKQTGGSGQYGRVAGYMEPLETGDYEFVDNIKGGAIPNEYIPSCDKGFREALKKGSLIGFPIVGVRCVINDGQSHPVDSSDIAFQLAAIGAFREGYAKAKPCILEPIMKVSVEGPTEFQGNIFASLNQRRGIITSSTEEGSYSRVEAEVPLSEMFGYSTVLRSLTQGKAEFTMEFEKYGKVPSSISDALIKEFEEKRKKEQH, from the coding sequence ATGGGCATCGATATAAGCAAGATGCGGAATATCGGAATCAGCGCACACATCGATTCTGGTAAAACAACGCTTTCAGAACGTATTTTGTTCTATTGTAACAAAATACATGCCATTCATGAAGTACGCGGAAAAGACGGCGTCGGGGCAACCATGGACCATATGGAACTGGAGCGGGAACGGGGTATTACTATCCAATCTGCGGCTACCCAGGTTACATGGAAAGACCATACCATCAATCTAATCGATACTCCCGGACATGTCGATTTCACCATCGAAGTAGAACGGTCCCTTCGGGTCCTTGACGGTGCTATATTAGTACTCTGTGCTGTTGCCGGAGTTCAGTCCCAGTCTATCACCGTAGACCGGCAGTTAAAACGATACCACGTACCCCGTATTGCCTTTGTAAACAAATGTGATCGGACCGGTGCTAATCCCTTTAAAGTACGCATGCAGCTCCGGGAGAAGCTCGGTCTCAATGCGTACCTTGTTCAGATTCCGATTGGACTCGAGGATAAACTGGAAGGACTTGTCGATCTCATTACCATGAAAGCAGTATATTTTGATGGAGATCAGGGCACTCAGATCCGTTATGCTGAAATTCCAGCCCACCTCCAGGCTGATGCGGCTAAGTATCGGGAAGAACTCCTGGATGGTCTTTCCATGTTCTCCGACGAGCTTGCAGAGTTGTACCTGGCAGGAGAAGCAATTCCTGAAGACCTCATCTATGCTACTATCCGGAAAGCAACCATTGCAGAACAGTTTGTAGCAGTCATGATGGGTTCTGCCTATAAAAACAAGGGGGTGCAGCTCCTCCTCGATGGGGTTATGCGGTATCTCCCCAATCCCAACGAAGTAGAGAACGTGGCCTTAGATCTGGATAACAACGAAGCTCCGGTAAAGCTCAAGGCCGAAGATAACCTCCCCACGGTAGCTCTCGGCTTTAAGCTCGAAGATGGACAGTATGGACAGCTGACCTACGTTCGTATTTATCAGGGATCAATTAAAAAGGGTGATGAACTCTATAACTCTCGGGCCCACAAGAAGTTTAAGGTTGGTCGTCTTGTACGTATGCATGCCAACAGCATGGAAGATATTAATGAAGGCTATCCAGGTGATATCGTTGCTCTCTTTGGTATTGACTGTGCCTCCGGTGACACCTTCTGTTCGCCTTCGATTAACTATGCCATGACTAGTATGTATGTTCCGGAACCGGTTATCTCACTAGCCATTACCCCCAAGGACAAGAAATCTGCCGATCAGATGGCCAAAGCCCTCAACCGCTTTACCAAAGAGGACCCCACATTCCAGACCTTTGTGGATCCTGAATCCAACCAAACCATTATTAAGGGCATGGGTGAGCTCCATCTTGAAGTATACATCGAACGGATGAAGCGGGAATATAAATGTGAAGTAGAGACCGGTATGCCCCAGGTTGCCTATCGGGAAACCATTACCCAGCGGGCAGACTTTAACTACACCCATAAGAAACAGACCGGTGGTTCCGGTCAGTACGGCCGCGTAGCCGGTTATATGGAACCCCTCGAAACGGGTGATTACGAATTCGTGGACAATATTAAGGGCGGTGCCATCCCGAACGAGTATATTCCCAGCTGTGATAAAGGGTTCAGGGAAGCCCTCAAAAAGGGTTCTCTCATCGGATTCCCCATTGTTGGTGTCCGCTGTGTTATCAATGATGGTCAATCACACCCGGTTGACTCTTCTGATATCGCTTTCCAATTGGCTGCCATTGGCGCTTTCCGCGAAGGTTATGCAAAGGCGAAACCCTGTATTCTGGAACCCATCATGAAGGTTTCCGTAGAAGGCCCCACTGAATTCCAGGGAAATATTTTTGCCTCACTTAACCAACGTCGTGGTATAATAACCTCGTCCACTGAAGAGGGGTCCTATTCCCGTGTCGAAGCCGAAGTTCCGCTCAGCGAAATGTTCGGTTATTCCACGGTACTCCGATCCTTGACGCAAGGCAAGGCCGAGTTTACCATGGAATTTGAGAAATACGGGAAAGTCCCATCCAGTATTTCTGACGCTCTCATCAAAGAATTTGAAGAGAAACGGAAGAAGGAACAACACTAG
- a CDS encoding LapA family protein gives MKIINTLISVSLLLLITIFASQNTITVTINFFNTSVSGSLALMLLIAFILGFFSGIVFLLPSYIRTSLKRQKKMQDVNNIPQNNSNNFTTGASKD, from the coding sequence ATGAAAATTATTAATACGCTCATTTCAGTTTCATTATTATTATTAATTACTATATTTGCTAGTCAAAACACCATTACTGTTACAATAAACTTCTTCAATACATCTGTTTCTGGATCTTTAGCACTTATGCTATTAATAGCATTTATATTAGGTTTTTTTTCAGGGATTGTTTTTCTTTTACCATCATATATCCGAACATCATTAAAAAGGCAAAAGAAAATGCAAGATGTTAATAACATTCCTCAAAATAATTCTAATAATTTTACTACAGGGGCATCTAAAGACTAA
- a CDS encoding sensor histidine kinase, with protein sequence MKEEITILFATAVKTEQEQFTEYIQLNKLPYHLLIPANLKEADTFLTDNDIDIIVTDLHFASGAFADWLSLWPHPAIILAYYGEESKVLDIIHDESSSFVMRDTQYRHLGSLPAMIRKVLGVNESIKRQNAHLQLSERRYMNLMNSLPDIVYTLDGSGRFIYINEAIAQLGYTPAELIGKHFSTILHQDDVPRVSRKIVLQELAGARTGPDGAPRLFDERRTGKRMTKNLVVRLKPKSPSPYFETSAVVYAFGEVASVGVPMPEFDGGPLGTVGIIRDVSHHQNREEQLEKELSIKEALLKETYHKIKNNLQIVSSLLHLYLGDINNQEIRTILYHVQNHLESIALVHEQLFSSTTFENIETRSFIHDLVNQVLQTYEVDQSQITVDIVSDSFFIGSQQAIPIALLIVEVLAISLNQIGNCNKKTILIRFVKQDERIVQLELSDSSLVSRHNGFDSDYSIHTKGRTIIEALCQQLRGTYIWQQDPISTFLFTFPLVFDNSEKNSYA encoded by the coding sequence ATGAAGGAAGAAATTACTATACTCTTTGCAACCGCTGTAAAGACAGAACAAGAACAATTTACTGAATATATACAGCTCAATAAACTTCCTTATCATCTTTTGATACCGGCAAATCTGAAAGAAGCCGATACGTTCCTCACAGATAATGATATCGATATAATCGTTACGGATTTGCATTTTGCTTCAGGGGCATTTGCGGACTGGCTGTCACTCTGGCCTCATCCGGCGATCATTCTTGCCTACTATGGGGAAGAATCAAAGGTCCTCGATATCATTCATGATGAGTCATCCTCATTTGTGATGAGAGATACCCAATATAGGCACTTAGGTTCACTTCCTGCCATGATTCGAAAAGTACTTGGGGTAAATGAAAGTATAAAACGACAAAATGCCCACCTCCAGCTCTCAGAAAGAAGGTACATGAATTTGATGAATTCCCTTCCAGATATTGTCTATACCCTGGATGGCTCTGGTCGTTTTATCTATATAAACGAAGCGATCGCTCAACTTGGTTATACCCCGGCAGAGCTTATTGGAAAACATTTTTCTACCATTCTTCATCAAGATGACGTGCCGAGGGTAAGCCGCAAGATAGTTCTTCAGGAATTAGCCGGAGCTCGAACTGGTCCTGATGGAGCACCTCGATTGTTTGACGAACGCCGAACGGGAAAACGAATGACCAAGAATCTGGTTGTACGCTTAAAACCTAAAAGTCCTTCCCCTTATTTTGAGACTTCAGCAGTCGTTTATGCCTTTGGTGAAGTTGCCAGTGTTGGGGTTCCTATGCCTGAATTCGATGGAGGTCCCTTGGGTACCGTCGGGATTATTCGAGATGTTTCTCACCACCAAAATAGGGAGGAACAGCTCGAAAAAGAGCTATCTATTAAAGAAGCTTTGCTTAAAGAAACCTATCATAAAATTAAAAATAACCTGCAGATTGTATCAAGCCTCCTGCATCTTTATCTTGGTGATATAAATAACCAAGAAATACGGACCATACTCTATCATGTTCAAAATCATCTTGAATCTATAGCACTTGTCCATGAACAACTATTCTCAAGTACCACCTTTGAAAACATTGAAACCCGATCTTTTATTCATGATCTAGTAAACCAGGTTCTCCAAACTTATGAGGTAGACCAATCACAAATAACTGTTGATATCGTTTCTGATAGTTTTTTTATCGGGTCTCAACAGGCAATACCTATTGCGCTTCTTATTGTAGAAGTATTAGCAATTTCTCTTAACCAAATAGGTAATTGTAATAAGAAAACAATTCTCATCCGCTTTGTAAAACAAGATGAACGGATAGTTCAGTTGGAACTGAGTGATTCCTCTTTAGTATCTAGACATAACGGATTTGATAGCGATTATAGTATACATACCAAGGGAAGAACCATTATAGAAGCCCTCTGTCAACAGCTCCGGGGCACCTATATTTGGCAACAGGATCCAATAAGTACGTTTTTATTCACATTTCCACTTGTTTTTGACAATTCCGAAAAAAACTCCTATGCTTAA
- a CDS encoding NUDIX hydrolase, whose amino-acid sequence MKHTHLIWKELETKQVYQCRVFSVRDTTSEAPDGTKSVFSVIDAPDWVIVIPLIEKPAGSHFLMVRQWRHGSRSLSLEFPGGVLEQGETQEVGAQRELTEETGYRAGTITKLGEFNPNPAIMSNRVHVFLAKDLIYTGNQDLDDDEYVDVEQVPIHEVLKGMGKAPYIHALMASALCLYLAFGSGA is encoded by the coding sequence ATGAAACATACCCATCTTATCTGGAAAGAATTAGAAACAAAACAGGTTTACCAATGTCGAGTCTTTTCTGTACGGGACACCACCAGCGAAGCCCCCGATGGAACAAAAAGTGTTTTTTCTGTTATTGATGCACCAGATTGGGTAATTGTAATCCCACTTATAGAAAAACCTGCAGGCAGCCATTTTCTCATGGTTCGTCAATGGCGACATGGCAGCCGCAGTTTAAGTCTTGAATTTCCAGGTGGTGTTCTCGAACAGGGGGAAACACAAGAAGTTGGAGCTCAGCGGGAGCTTACAGAGGAAACAGGATACCGGGCGGGAACAATCACTAAACTGGGCGAATTCAACCCTAACCCGGCTATTATGTCAAACCGTGTGCATGTCTTCTTAGCAAAGGATCTTATCTATACAGGAAATCAGGACCTGGACGACGACGAATATGTCGACGTGGAACAGGTCCCGATACATGAAGTGCTTAAGGGCATGGGTAAGGCACCCTACATCCATGCCCTTATGGCAAGTGCGCTCTGTCTTTACTTAGCTTTTGGAAGTGGGGCATAA